The Aspergillus fumigatus Af293 chromosome 5, whole genome shotgun sequence nucleotide sequence GGACGAGCTCTAATTTATATCCCTGGTTTCTACAGCCCTAGGTTGGTGTCTTTTCTATTCTAGTACAGGGAGTCCATCCTCCTGCGCTGCTGTAGATGTCTTAATACTGCTCGCAAGAAGAATGTCCTCTTTGAACTAGGAATAATTGGATAGGCCACGAAGAGTTCAGCCTCACGGGCATAGTGGCGCTTCCACTAATGCACAAGACAATCACAGGCGGTTAATTGAGCCAGCATCACACTGAAGGATTGGGACCCTAGGCGCGCCTGGACCCACGCCGTAACGTAACAAAGCGGGGTTGGTAGTGTTTGCAAATGCATTCACATGGACCGATCACTTTTCTTTCCAGTCTGTCCAttctgtccaatctgtccgATCTGACCTGCCCAGTCTGTCCAGTCTGTCCCTTGTGTCGTCCGATCCAAGCTGGTTATCATGGCATCCACAAAGCCCGCTTCGAGTCTCATTTACCAGGCATGGAACAAACTCAGTATCAACCAAACCATCCCTAGTGACTCCCTTGAATTACTTGGGGAGCGTTTGGCTATTGCCTTCGCACCCAAACTCAAGGAGCAACGAAGGAATGGCCGGCGTCGGAATCTGGAATATGTGGCACAACATCGACGGAAGATTGCTCGAAAAATCTACTTGGAGATTCTGGAGAAAGACCCAAATatctttcttccttttaTCCTGGCTGTTTCCCCTAGAGCATGCTTATCCTTTGATATCTCGAGCTTTCTTGAACAGCACcaaagccaaggaagacatTTCCTCCGCAACAATGCCGAAGCGATCCTCTGGGGTCTCGCAAAGAAACATGACATTGATGGCTCCCTCCATTTCAGGAAGCTGATGCGTGAGATTTTCCAActgtctcctccagcgacaGAAGCCGAAGGCAAGGAGCATTATTCATTGCATTTAAGCACTCTCCCCGCAATCCGCAATGCCTTCGGTGATGTTATCTTTGACGCAATTGAACGTTCCCCTACACAGGTGACAGCGAGAGCTAAAGGTTATTTCTCTGAGAAAACCGAAAGTGTTTGGACAAAAGTTCCCTACAGAAGTTCTCAAGACGCAATCATATCTCTTGAAGTAGGGTCGGCAATCGAGCTTGCGAATGTGTTGTTCCCAATCGCAACCCAAAAAATTGTCTCTATCCTTTCCGCATGTT carries:
- the hrmA gene encoding protein hrmA translates to MASTKPASSLIYQAWNKLSINQTIPSDSLELLGERLAIAFAPKLKEQRRNGRRRNLEYVAQHRRKIARKIYLEILEKDPNIFLPFILAVSPRACLSFDISSFLEQHQSQGRHFLRNNAEAILWGLAKKHDIDGSLHFRKLMREIFQLSPPATEAEGKEHYSLHLSTLPAIRNAFGDVIFDAIERSPTQVTARAKGYFSEKTESVWTKVPYRSSQDAIISLEVGSAIELANVLFPIATQKIVSILSACSPTVRQKNFSEAILGPDPQDTPATSSEIDVAYFTLRGATVSAIESVFRADICEGIKDSELRNWEKEQLLIDTTDCVTMQIWRAQPQHGTIKLRIGFYAAVNLANRLYAETPQDHI